The nucleotide window GTGGATCGGCTACAATCGACCCATGTTCATCGATTCACACTGCCACATCGACTTCCCGGAGCTGGCAGCCCGGATGCCGGAAATCCGCGCGAAAATGGCGGAGAACAAGGTGACGCATGCGCTGTGCGTGTCCGTCGACTTGCCGGACTTTCCCCGCGTGCTCGCGCTGGCCGAGCAGTTCCCTAATTTCTACGCGTCCGTCGGCGTGCATCCCGATTACGAGGACACGCCGGAACCCACCGTCGACCAGCTCGTCGAACTGGCCAGGCACCCGAAGATCGTCGCGATCGGCGAAACCGGCCTCGATTATTACCGGCTGGAGGGCGACCTCGAATGGCAGCGCGAACGCTTCCGCACGCATATCCGCGCCTCCCGCGCAGCGCATAAGCCGCTGATCATCCACACCCGGTCGGCCAGCGAAGACACCATCCGCATCATGGCCGAGGAGGGCGCCGGCACCGACCAGGGCGGCGTGGCCGGCGTGATGCACTGCTTTACCGAATCGCTCGACGTGGCCCGCGCATCGATGGCGATGGGCTTCTATATCTCGTTCTCGGGCATCGTCACGTTCAAGAGCGCCAGGGACTTGCAGGCCGTGGCGCTCGAAGTGCCGCTGGACAGGATGCTGATCGAGACGGATTCGCCGTACCTGGCGCCGGTGCCGTACCGCGGCAAGACGAACGAACCGGGCTACGTGGCCCACGTGGCCGAGTTCATCGCGAAGCTGAAAGGCGTCACGGTCGACGAAGTGGCGGCCGCCACCAGCGCCAACTTCTTCAAGCTGTTCGCGGCGGCGGAGGCCTGATGCGGATCTCGCTGCGGGGCCTCGCCAAGCGGCTGCGCAAACTGCGCGCCCGGCTGCGCAACCGGATCGCGCTGCGCCTCGGCGTGGCCACGGTGGCCGTCGCTTCTGTGTTTTCACCCACGCCGGCCACCGCCGACGATGCCGTGTCCTTCTTCCGCGCCGCGCAGGTCAACGACGCCGGCCGCATCAAGCCGCTGCTGGCGCGCGGCCTCGATCCCAATGTGCGCGACCCCGAGCGGGGCGAGACCGGCATGATCGTCGCGCTGCGCAACGATGCGATGGATGTCTTTGCGCTGCTGCTGGCGCAACCGAAGATCGACCTCGAAGCGCAGGCCGGCAACGGCAATACCGCGCTGATGATGGCCGCGTTCAAGAACAACATGCCGGCCGTGAAGGCCCTGCTGGCCAAGGGCGCCCAGGTCAACCGCCCCGGCTGGACGGCGCTGCACTACGCCGCCGCGGCCGGCGCGCTCGACATCATGCGCCTGCTGCTGGACCGTCACGCCTACATCGACGCCGAATCGCCGACCAAGGTCACGCCGCTGATGCTGGCCGCGCGCGAAGGGCAGGAAGACGCCGTCAAGCTGCTGCTGAAGGAAGGCGCCGACGCCAGCCTGCGCGACGCCGGCTTCCGCAGCGATGCCGCCGAATTCGCCGAACGGGCCGACAAGCCGTGGATCGCCAAGGCGATCCGCCAGCACCAGGCCGAGCAGGTCATGTCGCGCTGACCCGCGCTGCCCGGCGCACCAGTCATCCAATCCGAGCCCGCCGGCTCAAGCTCGGCCAATCAAACCCGCCGAATTAAGCCATTTTTCCCGCCAACCTCCGCGCTTTGCCGGGGCCGCTCGTTGCACATAATGTCGCTGTCGCCACGAGAAGGAAATGCCATGCTGTCGGAACGCGAGCTTGAAAGCTGCTACCTGGGCCAGTTCATCCCCGTCCACTACCATCACAACATGCTGATGGACACCAACCGCATGCACAATTTCCGTGCCGCGATCGCCCACGTGGTGCAACCCGGCATGAAGGTGCTGGAGCTGGGCGGCGGTACCGGGGCGCTGTCGTTCTTCGCGGCGCAGCGGGCCGACAAGGTGTATTGCATCGACTTCAATCCCGACATGGTGCAGGAAGCACGCCGCTTCCTCGCCCTGAACCGCTGCGCCGGCAAGGTGGAGGTGATCCATGCCGATGCCTTCGAATACCTGCCGCCCGAGCCGGTCGATGTCGTCATCTGCGAGATGCTGCACGTGGCCATGCTGCGTGAAAAGCAGGTGGAACTCATCGAGAACTTCAAGCGCCGCTACCTGCAGAAGTTCGGCGGCCCGCTGCCCGTGTTCCTGCCCGAGGCGGTGCTGATGGCGGCCCAGCCGATGCAGCAGGAATACGACTTCGAAGGCTTCCACGCGCCGATCGTGCAATTCCAGCAGCCCGGCGCCGCGCAGCCCGGCACGGTGGAGATGGCCCAGCCGGCCGTGTACTCGGTGATCGATTTTACCCAGGCGAACGACACCAGCTACAGCTGGGAAGGCAAGTTCGTCATCGACCGCGACGGCACCGTCAGTGCCATCCGCTTCATCACCAAGACCATCCTGTCCGTCGTCCAGGAGCGCGCCACCACGATCGACTGGCTGAATCACTTCATGTCGCTGCCGCTGGAACAGCCCGTCGCGGTCAAGGCCGGCGACGTGCTGCAGGTGGGTTTTGCCTACCGCGCCGGCGGCTCGATCCCGTCCCTGCAGGCCCGCCTCACGGCCCGCCTGCTGTACCAGGCCGCGCTGCAGCCGCAGGTCGTCGCCTACGCCTGAGGCACCAGCCGCCCAGGCTCCGCGATTCATCCCGCTTTTTCAACGTCCGGTCGGCCGATCCTGCCTTTCGTCGCGCCGCCGTTGAGCGGCGCCGCCGCGGCTGGCACCATGGTGTTTCGATAACCGTCGCGAGGACGCCATGCTGGGCTTTATCCTGTGGTTGGTACTGTTGCTGCTCTGCTGGCCGCTCGCCCTGCTGGCGCTGCTGCTGTATCCCGTTCTGTGGCTGCTGTTGCTGCCGTTCCGGCTGATCGGCATCGGTGTCGAGGCCATCTTCGAGCTGCTGCGCGCGGTGGTGATGCTGCCGGCGCGCGTGCTGGGCGGCGGCCGCCGGTGAGGTGCGTGAACCGCGGCGCGTACGCACGCACCCTGGCATCGCTGCTCCCGGCGGCGGCAATCACCGTTCTGCTGTCCGGCTGTGCATCCGCCCCGCCAACGGATGTCACGGCGCTGGAAATGCCCGAAGCGCTGGCGATCCTGGCGAAACAACACAACGTGTGTGGCGTCGCAGTGGCCGTCATCCGGCAGCGCAAGCTGGAGACGGTCCATGCCGCGGCGGGTTGCCCGGCGGCGCCGGCGCCCGGCGCGGGCAGCGTGTTCCAGGCGGCTTCCCTCAGCAAGCCCTTGTTTGCCTATGCGGTCCTGCAACTGGCGCGGGAAGGAAAACTGGATCTTGATGCGCCACTGGCAGGCTATCTGCCGCAAGGCTACCGGCACCGGCATGAGCCGTTGAAGCCGGAGCCTGCCGAAGTGGTCACCGATCCCCGGCTGCAGGCGGTCACCGGCCGGATGGTGCTGAACCACACGTCCGGAATGCCGAACTGGGCTTCCGGGCCATTGCGGTTCGATGCGGCGCCCGGCACGCGTTGGCAATACTCCGGCGAAGGCTACGTGCTGTTGCAGCGTGCAGTGGAAGCCATCGCCGGCCAGCGGCTCGACCGGTTCATGGCCGCGCGGCTGTTCGAGCCGCTGGCCATGCGCCACAGCGCCTACGTGTTCGACGACCGCCTCGCGCCCGTCCTGCTGGGCGGCACCAAGGCGAACGGCGCTCCCAGAAAGACACTGCAGCTGCGGGAAGCCAATGCGGCGTTCTCCCTGCACACCAGCGCTGCGGACTACGGGCGATTCCTTGCCGCGCTGCTGGACGACGGCGAGGCGATGCAGCAGGTCACCGCGTCGCCCGTTCCCGCCGATGCCGACCTGGAACTCGACTGGGGCCTCGGCTGGGGCATCGAGCGTGGCCGGGACGATGCGTATATCTGGCAATGGGGTAACAATCCCGGTTACCGCGCCTTCGCAATTGCCTCGCTCGGCACGGGAGATGGCCTGGTGATGCTGACCAACAGCGAGAACGGCCTGGCACTGGCTGAACCGCTCACCCGGCGGATACTGCCCGGCGAGCACCGGCTTTTCCAGTCGCCCGTGCTGGGCGTGGACGTCATCACCCTGCTGTGCAACTCGGTGCGGCTGTGCCTCTAGGCTGTGCTGGTAGGCTCTGCTCGGGATGCGCTGCCGCGCGGCCTCAGAACCCGACCAGGAAGCCGGCGCCCAGCGACATCTGCGAATAGTTGTAGTCGATCAGGCTCTGGCCATAGCCGGAGAAGAACTGCACGTAGCCCTTCAGGTTCGAGCGCAGCGGCATCGCCCAGCCCAGCTGCAGCGCGCCGTGGTCGGTATGCAGGTTGCGCCGCGCCATCAGTGAGTATTCGTTGCCACCGTCGCGGTAGACGAAGCGCACGTCGCCGTGGCCCATGAAATCCGTGATGTCGAGGTTGTCGTTATCCGAGCGCGAATTGTCCAGCCGCTTCCAGATCCGCGCCGTCACGGCCAGCTTGCCGTACTCGCCGCCCAGTTCCGCGTAGGCGCGGTTCCAGCTGCGCGACAGCGTCGCCGTCTGGCCATTCGACTGGTGCACGAAGCCCAGCCCCGCGTAGCGGAAGTCGAAGCCGCCCAGCCGCTTGCCGATCGGTGCGATCGCCATGACTTCCGGCTGGTAGTTGGTTTCGCGGAACGGGCTCGATTCATCGCGGTTGTAGGCCTGCCAGAAGCTTTGCTGCGTGTAGCCGAACCACAGATCGACCGGCGAGCCGGCGATCGATTCCAGCATCTTCATCTTGAACGACAGCTGGTACGCCAGTTCCACGTGCTTGGCATCGATGCCGCCCGGCGTGACCTCGTTGAAGGGGGCGTTGTTGGTGCTGTTGCTGTAGTTCGCCAGCAGCAGGTACGTGTCGCGGTGCGGCCGGAAATTGAAGACGCCGCGCTTGCTGTCCTGGTCCAGCTCCCACAGGGGGACCTGCACCGACACCACCGGCTTTTCGGCCGCCGGTGCGTCCGGTTCGGCCGTCTTCGCCACCTGCCCCCCGGGGAAGGCGCCTTGCTGCTGGTCCGGATTGGCGGCGGCCGCCGGCGGCGGATCCTTTGGCCGGTTGACCAGCGCATCGTAGCAACCGAGGCGCTCGGTCGGATCGGACATCATCGAGCAGCGGCCCAGGGCCGGATCGATCGCTGCCGGCGCGTTCTGTGCGCCGGCGACGCAAGGGGAGAGGGCCAGCATGGCCGAAAGGCAGGGGGCAAAATGTTTTTTCATTGTCATGATCTTGTTTTTGGGCATCGCGCGAGTATATGCAGAATGGCAACCGTCGGTCGCACGGCTGGGCTTGAAAAAAAGAAACGGGCCGCCAGCTTCGCCGACCCGATGCTGCTACAATTTTTGAGCGCGATCACGCGGTCGCGCCCTCCAAGGAGAATGCCATGAGCCGCAAGACCCCCATCGAGCGCTACCGGAATATCGGCATCAGCGCCCACATCGACGCCGGCAAGACCACCACCACCGAGCGCATCCTGTTCTACACGGGTGTCAACCACAAGATCGGCGAGGTGCACAACGGCGCGGCCACCATGGACTGGATGGAGCAGGAACAGGAACGCGGCATCACCATCACGTCGGCGGCCACCACCGCCTTCTGGCGCGGCATGGCCGGCAACTTCCCGGAACACCGCATCAACATCATCGACACGCCGGGCCACGTCGATTTCACGATCGAAGTGGAACGCTCGATGCGCGTGCTCGATGGCGCCGTGATGGTGTACGACGCCGTGGGCGGCGTGCAGCCGCAGTCGGAGACCGTGTGGCGCCAGGCGAACAAGTACAAGGTGCCGCGCATCGCCTTCGTCAACAAGATGGACCGCGTGGGCGCCGATTTCTTCCGCGTGCAGCAGCAGATCCGCGACCGCCTGAAGGGCAACGCCGTGCCGATCCAGATCCCGGTCGGCGCCGAGGACCACTACCAGGGCGTGATCGACCTCGTGAAAATGCGCGCGATCATCTGGGACGATGCCAGCCAGGGCGTGAAGTTCACCTACGAGGACATCCCGGCCGACCTGCGGGAGCTGGCGCAGAAGTGGCACGACAAGCTGGTGGAAGCGGCCGCCGAAGCGACACCGGAACTGACCGAGAAATACCTGAACGGCGACACGCTGTCCGAAGCGGAGATCAAGACGGCGCTGCGGGCCCGCACGGTGCGCGGCGAGATCGTGCCGATGCTGGCCGGCAGCGCGTTCAAGAACAAGGGCGTGCAGGCGATGCTGGATGCGGTGGTCGAATACCTGCCGTCGCCGCTCGATGTGCCGGCGATCGCAGGCCACGACGAGGACGACAACGAGATCGAACGCCATCCGAGCGACTCGGATCCGTTCGCCGCGCTGGCATTCAAGATCATGACCGACCCCTTCGTCGGCCAGCTGGCGTTCTTCCGCGTGTATTCCGGCGTGGTGAACTCGGGCGACACCGTGTACAACCCGACCAAGGGGCAGCGCGAGCGGCTCGGCCGCATCCTGCAGATGCATGCCAACGAGCGCAAGGAAATCAAGGAAGTGTTTGCCGGCGACATCGCCGCGGCCGTCGGCCTGAAGGGCGTGACCACCGGCGACACGCTGTCCAATCCCGACCACGTGATCGTGCTGGAAAAGATGGTGTTCCCGGAACCGGTGATTTCGCAGGCGGTGGAGCCGAAGACCAAGGCGGACCAGGAAAAGATGGGCATTGCCCTGTCCCGCCTGGCGCAGGAAGACCCGTCGTTCCGCGTGCATACCGACGAGGAATCGGGCCAGACCATCATGGCCGGCATGGGCGAGCTGCACCTGGAAATCCTGGTCGACCGGATGAGGCGCGAATTCGGCGTCGAGGCCTCGGTGGGCAAGCCGCAGGTAGCCTACCGGGAAACCATCCAGAAGGCCGTGGCCGATGTCGAGGGCAAGTTCATCAAGCAGTCCGGCGGCAAGGGCCAGTATGGCCACGTGGTGCTGAAGCTGGAACCGCTCGAACCGGGCAAGGGCTATGAATTCGTCGATGCGATCAAGGGCGGCGTGGTGCCGCGCGAATTCATTCCGGCGGTCGACAAGGGCATCACCGAAACGCTGCGCTCGGGCGTGCTGGCCGGCTATCCGGTGGTGGACGTGCGCGCGACGCTGACCTTCGGCTCCTACCACGACGTGGACTCGAACGAGAATGCGTTCCGGATGGCCGGCTCGATGGCGTTCAAGGACGGCATGCGCCGCGCCGACCCGCAACTGCTCGAACCGATCATGGATGTCGAGGTCGAGACGCCCGAGGAATTCATGGGCAACGTGATGGGCGACCTGACGACGCGGCGCGGCATGGTGCAGGGTATGGACGAGATCCCCGGCGGCGGCGGCAAGCTGGTGCGCGCACTGGTGCCGCTGGCCGAGATGTTCGGCTATTCCACGACCCTGCGCTCGCTGACGCAGGGCCGCGCCACGTACACGATGGAGTTCAAGCACTACGCCGGCGTGCCGAAGCATATCCTCGAGCAGATCGCGACGACGAAGATCAGGGCCTGACGAAGAGCTGGGTAGAAACGCGGCAAGACCCGGGGCAAGCCCGGGTTGTCATCGCGGCGCTCTGCTGCGCGACGTTATGCCCCCGCACCCGGCCGGGCCCGCATGAACCTGGCGGGTGCCGCCACCGATGCTGCCGAGGGGCACAAGAAATTTCACGCCTTGCCAGCATGGACCTACATCCGGATCGGAATACACCCAATAGGCTGCGATCCCGGACGGGGCTAGGATTGAAGGTCGGGCCACTGGTGCTGGCCCAAGGCGCCTGATTGGCCAGCATTTGTGATATCCAACCTATTCGCGACATCCAACCTATTCGCGACATCCAACCCATCACCAAGCCAAGGAGAAACGATGAAACGACTACTTACCCTCGCGGTCGTCGCCGCGGGCAGCGCCTATCTCGCCAAGTACCTGAAGAGCAAGGGCAATGCCCAGGGCGGCTCGACGGCGCGCGAGGAAATCACCGTCGACGTGCCGGTGCGCACGGCCTACGACCAGTGGACGCAGTTCGAGGAGTTCCCGAAATTCATGAACAGCGTGCATGAGATCCGCCAGCTGGACGACAAGCGACTGCACTGGAAGGCCGACGTGCTGGGCAAGCCGATCGAATGGGATGCCGAGATCGTCGAACAGATCCCCGACAAGCGCATCGCCTGGCGCAGCACCACCGGCACGCCGAACAGCGGCGTGGTGCGCTTCGAGCCGCAAGGCGCTTCGCGCACCAAGATCGTGCTGGAGATGAGCTATACGCCGACCGATGCGGTGGAATCGGCCGGCGACCTGATCGGCGCGGTCGGGCTGGAAGCGCGCAAGAACCTGAAGCGCTTCAAGGAACTGATCGAATCGCGCGGCAAGGAGACCGGCGCATGGCGCGGCACGATCCAGGACGGTCCGGACGGCCCCCGGGTCACCCACTGACCTTACGTACTAACCTTAAGTACCAACCTTACGTACCGACCAAATGCACTGACCTTGCTTACCTACCTGATGCATTGACAGACATGCCGGGCGCTCGCCCGGCATTCACTTCCCCAGCAGCCTGGCGAACTCCTCGGCCGGCAATGGCCGCCCGTACAGGTAGCCCTGGCCCTGCTCGCAACGCAGCAGTTTCAGGAACTTCGCTTCCTCTTCCGTTTCGATGCCCTCGGCGACCACCTTCAGCTCCAGCGTGTGCGCCAGTTGCACGATGGTCTGCACCATGCCCATGTAGTTGGCATCCTGCGTCATCTTGACCACGAACGAGCGGTCGATCTTGAGCACGTCCACCGGCAGCGTGACGAGATAGGCCAGCGACGAGTAGCCGGTGCCGAAGTCGTCGATCGCCACCGGTACGTGCAGTTCGCGCACGCGGTTGAGGATATCCACCACGCGGCGCTGGTCGGCCACCAGGCCGCTTTCCGTGACCTCGATCGACAATGGCTTCAGCTCCGCCTCGGCGGTATTGAGCGCCCGTTCGATGTCGTCGAACAGCGAATCGCACCGGAACTGCGCCGGCGCCACATTGACGGCGATCTGCGGCGGCTTCAGCCCGGCGTCGTGCCATCCG belongs to Pseudoduganella albidiflava and includes:
- a CDS encoding TatD family hydrolase encodes the protein MFIDSHCHIDFPELAARMPEIRAKMAENKVTHALCVSVDLPDFPRVLALAEQFPNFYASVGVHPDYEDTPEPTVDQLVELARHPKIVAIGETGLDYYRLEGDLEWQRERFRTHIRASRAAHKPLIIHTRSASEDTIRIMAEEGAGTDQGGVAGVMHCFTESLDVARASMAMGFYISFSGIVTFKSARDLQAVALEVPLDRMLIETDSPYLAPVPYRGKTNEPGYVAHVAEFIAKLKGVTVDEVAAATSANFFKLFAAAEA
- a CDS encoding ankyrin repeat domain-containing protein; its protein translation is MRISLRGLAKRLRKLRARLRNRIALRLGVATVAVASVFSPTPATADDAVSFFRAAQVNDAGRIKPLLARGLDPNVRDPERGETGMIVALRNDAMDVFALLLAQPKIDLEAQAGNGNTALMMAAFKNNMPAVKALLAKGAQVNRPGWTALHYAAAAGALDIMRLLLDRHAYIDAESPTKVTPLMLAAREGQEDAVKLLLKEGADASLRDAGFRSDAAEFAERADKPWIAKAIRQHQAEQVMSR
- a CDS encoding methyltransferase domain-containing protein, which encodes MLSERELESCYLGQFIPVHYHHNMLMDTNRMHNFRAAIAHVVQPGMKVLELGGGTGALSFFAAQRADKVYCIDFNPDMVQEARRFLALNRCAGKVEVIHADAFEYLPPEPVDVVICEMLHVAMLREKQVELIENFKRRYLQKFGGPLPVFLPEAVLMAAQPMQQEYDFEGFHAPIVQFQQPGAAQPGTVEMAQPAVYSVIDFTQANDTSYSWEGKFVIDRDGTVSAIRFITKTILSVVQERATTIDWLNHFMSLPLEQPVAVKAGDVLQVGFAYRAGGSIPSLQARLTARLLYQAALQPQVVAYA
- a CDS encoding serine hydrolase domain-containing protein; amino-acid sequence: MNRGAYARTLASLLPAAAITVLLSGCASAPPTDVTALEMPEALAILAKQHNVCGVAVAVIRQRKLETVHAAAGCPAAPAPGAGSVFQAASLSKPLFAYAVLQLAREGKLDLDAPLAGYLPQGYRHRHEPLKPEPAEVVTDPRLQAVTGRMVLNHTSGMPNWASGPLRFDAAPGTRWQYSGEGYVLLQRAVEAIAGQRLDRFMAARLFEPLAMRHSAYVFDDRLAPVLLGGTKANGAPRKTLQLREANAAFSLHTSAADYGRFLAALLDDGEAMQQVTASPVPADADLELDWGLGWGIERGRDDAYIWQWGNNPGYRAFAIASLGTGDGLVMLTNSENGLALAEPLTRRILPGEHRLFQSPVLGVDVITLLCNSVRLCL
- a CDS encoding phospholipase A, encoding MKKHFAPCLSAMLALSPCVAGAQNAPAAIDPALGRCSMMSDPTERLGCYDALVNRPKDPPPAAAANPDQQQGAFPGGQVAKTAEPDAPAAEKPVVSVQVPLWELDQDSKRGVFNFRPHRDTYLLLANYSNSTNNAPFNEVTPGGIDAKHVELAYQLSFKMKMLESIAGSPVDLWFGYTQQSFWQAYNRDESSPFRETNYQPEVMAIAPIGKRLGGFDFRYAGLGFVHQSNGQTATLSRSWNRAYAELGGEYGKLAVTARIWKRLDNSRSDNDNLDITDFMGHGDVRFVYRDGGNEYSLMARRNLHTDHGALQLGWAMPLRSNLKGYVQFFSGYGQSLIDYNYSQMSLGAGFLVGF
- the fusA gene encoding elongation factor G produces the protein MSRKTPIERYRNIGISAHIDAGKTTTTERILFYTGVNHKIGEVHNGAATMDWMEQEQERGITITSAATTAFWRGMAGNFPEHRINIIDTPGHVDFTIEVERSMRVLDGAVMVYDAVGGVQPQSETVWRQANKYKVPRIAFVNKMDRVGADFFRVQQQIRDRLKGNAVPIQIPVGAEDHYQGVIDLVKMRAIIWDDASQGVKFTYEDIPADLRELAQKWHDKLVEAAAEATPELTEKYLNGDTLSEAEIKTALRARTVRGEIVPMLAGSAFKNKGVQAMLDAVVEYLPSPLDVPAIAGHDEDDNEIERHPSDSDPFAALAFKIMTDPFVGQLAFFRVYSGVVNSGDTVYNPTKGQRERLGRILQMHANERKEIKEVFAGDIAAAVGLKGVTTGDTLSNPDHVIVLEKMVFPEPVISQAVEPKTKADQEKMGIALSRLAQEDPSFRVHTDEESGQTIMAGMGELHLEILVDRMRREFGVEASVGKPQVAYRETIQKAVADVEGKFIKQSGGKGQYGHVVLKLEPLEPGKGYEFVDAIKGGVVPREFIPAVDKGITETLRSGVLAGYPVVDVRATLTFGSYHDVDSNENAFRMAGSMAFKDGMRRADPQLLEPIMDVEVETPEEFMGNVMGDLTTRRGMVQGMDEIPGGGGKLVRALVPLAEMFGYSTTLRSLTQGRATYTMEFKHYAGVPKHILEQIATTKIRA
- a CDS encoding SRPBCC family protein, with amino-acid sequence MKRLLTLAVVAAGSAYLAKYLKSKGNAQGGSTAREEITVDVPVRTAYDQWTQFEEFPKFMNSVHEIRQLDDKRLHWKADVLGKPIEWDAEIVEQIPDKRIAWRSTTGTPNSGVVRFEPQGASRTKIVLEMSYTPTDAVESAGDLIGAVGLEARKNLKRFKELIESRGKETGAWRGTIQDGPDGPRVTH